Genomic window (Streptomyces sp. TG1A-60):
CCACACGGGCGTACCGCAGTCGGGCAGCGTCCAGACGCCGTACCAGCCGCCGGCGCAGACGGGAGGCGGATACGGCCCGCCGACGCCCGCGCCCGGCCCGACACCCGCCCCGTCCTACGGCTACCCGCAGCAGGGCGGCTACCGGCCCCCGCCGCAGACGGCCGCGTACTCGCCCCGGCCGGGGCCCTCCACTCCGCCGCCGTACACCATGTCGCCCCAGCAGTCGTCGCTCTCGGCGGGGCATTCCGGGGGCGGCAAGAGCAACAAGGGCGTCATCGTCGGCTCGGTCGTCGTCGCGGTCGTCGCGATCGGCGGGCTGATCACGGCGCTCGCCCTGGGCAACGGCAGCGATGCCGAGGCCGGCGACGGCAACGCGACCGCGTCGGCGTCGCCGACCGTGGTCGAGGGACACAAGGGCCCGGACACGTCGAAGGTCCTGGAGTCCACCGAGTGCACGGAACCCACGGAGTCGTACAACGACCCCGACAAGATCATGCTGCCGGACTTCACCTTCAAGAACATCGACTCGGTGAAGAAGTGCCTCCAGGCGGCGGGCTGGGAGTACGACACCCGGGACGTCGACGAGAACACGTACGGCCAGGACACGGTCATGGAGCAGTACCCCACGGGCGACGAGGACGTCGACCCCAAGGACATGCCCACGATCATCCTCAAGGTGTCGACGGGCAACCCGGCCTGAGCCCTGCGGGGCGGCGCTCCGTCGCCGCCCTTGTCGCCGGCGAGTCACGCCTGCAGGTCGTCCGTCATCCCGGCAGATCATGAGTAAGAACGGCCCGGCACTTCGAGTGCCGGGCCGTTTGCGTGCGTACGGTTTCGCGTGCGTACGGTGGAGGCGGTCGGCCGGAGGCTAGAGGTACGGCCCGCCCGAGCGGGGGACCGTGCGCGGGTCGTCGTCGCCGTCCTGGCCGCCGACGCCGGGCGGCAGGGCGCGGCGCATCTGCTCCAGCTGGGCCCGGGCGGCCATCTGCTGGGCGAACAGCGTGGTCTGGATCCCGTGGAAGAGGCCTTCGAGCCAGCCGACCAACTGGGCCTGCGCGATCCGCAACTCCGCGTCGCTCGGGATCGCCTCGTCCGTGAAGGGCAGGGAGAGCCGCTCCAACTCCTCGACCAGCTCCGGAGCCAGACCGTCCTCCAGTTCCTTGACGGAGCTGGCGTGGATCTCCTTCAGCCGGGCCCTGCTGGCCTCGTCGAGAGGGGCGACCCGCACCTCTTCGAGCAGCTGCTTGATCATGCTGCCGATGCGCATCACCTTGGCCGGCTGTTCCACCATCTCCGTCACCGGGACCTCGCGGGAGTCCTCGTCTCCTCCGCCGCCCACTGCCATGCCGTCCTGACCCACGACCAGGATCTGGGGCTGTTCCGGCGACCGTTCGTTCCTCGGCATCTCCATGCCGCCATTCTCTCGCACCCGCACACCTCCCCATCTCGGTGCCCCCGCCACAGCGTGATCCACCGCTTACGGACAAGCTGTTCGCGCCCCTGGCGGCCGGGCGGCTGC
Coding sequences:
- a CDS encoding bacterial proteasome activator family protein, translating into MEMPRNERSPEQPQILVVGQDGMAVGGGGDEDSREVPVTEMVEQPAKVMRIGSMIKQLLEEVRVAPLDEASRARLKEIHASSVKELEDGLAPELVEELERLSLPFTDEAIPSDAELRIAQAQLVGWLEGLFHGIQTTLFAQQMAARAQLEQMRRALPPGVGGQDGDDDPRTVPRSGGPYL